The genomic segment AAGCTTACGCATTGCCTGGCTCATCATACGTGCGGCAAGGCCCATATGAGAATCACCAATTTCACCTTCAATTTCAGCTTTTGGTGTTAATGCTGCAACAGAATCGACAATGATTACATCAACAGCACCTGAACGTGTTAGCGCATCACAGATTTCAAGCGCTTGCTCACCAGTATCAGGTTGTGAACATAATAGGTTATCAATATCGACACCTAGATTTTTTGCATAGATAGGGTCTAGAGCATGCTCAGCATCAATAAACGCACACGTTTTGCCTTCACGTTGTGCTGCAGCAATAACTTCAAGTGTTAACGTTGTTTTACCCGATGATTCTGGACCGTAAATTTCAACGATACGTCCCATCGGTAAACCACCAGCACCTAAGGCAACATCCAACGAAAGCGAACCTGTAGAAATGGTTTCAACATCCATTGTGCGATCAGCGCCCAACTTCATGATTGAACCTTTACCAAATTGCTTTTCAATTTGACCTAATACAGCATTCAGCGCTTTCTCTTTATTTGGATCTGCTTTCATTCTCTTTATCCCTTTAAGGTGACTCAGTTCGAATAACGAACTTGGTAACGAATAAATTTGTCTGTTTCGTAATATGAGCTCAGTATACTGTATAATCATACAGTATCAATAGTTACTGTATAATTTTTTTCCTTTTTTTTACCTTACTATTATTTACACATTAAAAATCATACAGTTAATAACGAAAATATATTAATAACGATAAATAGTAGACAAACAAAACCACTGTATACAGTACTTCTAGGTTGGGTAAATTCCTGAGTTTACAACAATAAGTATTGTTCAAAAAATCAGTAAACAAGGGCAAGACGGCATAGCATCGTTGCGATTCTATTGGGTATCAAATCAATTGTTGTTAAGATGACCGCCTATATTGACCCAGACTTAGCCTAATTCAAAATAAAGTAAGAGCAATCACTTAATGACCGTAAATGAAGACCCAAATTTAGAAAAGCACACTCCCATGATGCGCCAGTATTTAACGCTGAAAGCACAGCATCCTGAAATGCTGTTGTTTTATCGTATGGGAGACTTTTATGAATTATTTTATGAAGACGCTAAGCTGGCATCTGAACTGTTAGGTATCTCATTAACTGCACGTGGAAAAAGTGGTGGTAACGCGATTCCCATGGCAGGACTTCCCTACCACGCCGTTGAAGGTTACCTCGCAAAATTGGTTCAAATTGGTCAATCTGTCGCTATTTGTGAACAAGTCGGTGACCCTGCTACAAGTAAAGGACCAGTTGAGCGTAAAGTTGTAAGAATTGTTACCCCAGGTACCTTAACCGACGAAGCCTTACTACAAGAAAAGCAGGATAACTTACTTGCTGCGGTATATCAGGGTAAGAGTGGATTTGGCTACGCGACTTTAGATGTTTCGTCTGGTCGATTTGTTATTGTTGAACTTGAAAATGAAGAAACACTGGAAGCTGAACTGCAACGTACCAGTCCTGCAGAATTGCTCTACAGTGAAGATTTACTTGACCGCCAATTAATTGAAAATCGCAAAGGCATACGTCGAAGACCTGAATGGGAGTTTGATTACGATACCAGCATTCAATTACTTCTAGAGCAATTTGGTACCAAAGATCTTCATGGATTTGGTATTACAAATGCTAGGCTTTCGCTACAAGCAGCTGGCTGATTAATGCAATATGTCAAAGACACACAAAAAACAGCATTGCCTCATATTAATAGCATCACCATGTTTAATCAGGCTGATACTATCATTCTTGATGCTGCAACCCGCCGAAACTTAGAACTTACTATTAATTTATCTGGCTCACGTGATAATACCTTAGCTTGGGTACTCGATAAGACAGCTACGCCGATGGGAAGTCGTATGTTGCAGCGATGGATCCACCAACCGCTGCGTGACCAACAGCATATTAGCCAAAGACAACAAGCAGTTGCTGAGTTAATTGATACGGGGCTATATGCAGACTTACACCAGCAATTAAAAACCCTTGGCGATATCGAACGTATCATGGCGAGGCTAGCTATTCGCAGCGCACGCCCACGAGATTTTGCCCGTCTTCGCCAGGCGTTGGCTTTATTACCTGAAATTCAGCAAACTTTAGGTCACTGCCAACAAAGTGAACTCCAACGTCTAGCCAATTTATTAGGCGAGTTTCCAGAGCAGCAACAGCTATTGGAAAATGCGATTGTCGATAATCCGCCTATGCTTATCCGTGATGGCGGCGTAATTAAAGCGGGTTACAACGCACAACTAGATGAATGGCGTGGCCTAAGTGAAGGGGCATCTGATTATCTAGTACAATTAGAAAACCGTGAAAAAGAACAAACAGGCATCAATACCTTAAAGGTCGGCTACAACCGGGTTCACGGCTACTATATCGAAGTGAGTCGCTTACAATCAGATCAAGTTCCTTTGAGCTATCAGCGTCGTCAAACACTAAAGAATACCGAACGCTACATCACACCAGAGTTAAAAGAATACGAAGAGAAAGTGCTATCTAGTCAAGGAAAGGCATTAGCGATTGAAAAGCAGCTTTGGGAAGAGTTATTTGATTTACTTTTACCTAAATTGCATGAACTAAAACTGTTTGCCCAAGCTGCATCCGAATTAGATGTGCTAAGCAACTTTGCAGAGCGAGCTGAAACACTGGATTATCATTGTCCAGAAATCAGTAATGACATTGGTATTCATATCGAGTCTGGCCGTCATCCTGTGGTCGAATTAGTTAGCCAAACACCATTTATTGCCAACCCAGTCACCCTCGCGCCTAAGCGAAGAATGCTTATCGTAACGGGGCCCAATATGGGGGGTAAGTCGACTTATATGCGTCAGGTTGCGTTAATCACGCTTATGGCTCATATAGGTAGCTTTGTACCTGCACAAAAAGCAATTATCGGCCCTGTAGATCGAATATTTACACGTATCGGCGCCTCTGACGATCTCGCCTCTGGACGTTCTACTTTTATGGTCGAAATGACAGAAACCGCTAACATTCTTCATAATGCTACAGAGAAAAGTTTAGTTTTAATGGATGAAATCGGTCGAGGAACTTCGACCTATGACGGTTTATCTCTAGCTTGGTCAGCAGCAGAGTATTTAGCTGAAAAAGTAGCTGCATTAACCTTGTTTGCAACCCACTATTTTGAGCTAACACAATTGCCAGAACAGATTAATGGAACTGCTAACGTGCATTTAGATGCCGTCGAGCACGGGGACACAATTGCCTTTATGCATGCTGTTCAAGAGGGCGCTGCGAGTAAAAGTTATGGCTTACAAGTTGCTTCACTAGCAGGGGTACCAGCCCACGTCATCAAAGCGGCGAAACAAAAACTGCATATGCTTGAAAGTCGTGACTTTGCTAATAACAATCAAGTACCGATTCAAGAAGCATTAAACCTGACATTACCTGAACCCCAGTCATCTGCTGCAACAGACAAGTTAGCTAAGATAAACCCAGACAATTTAACGCCTAAACAGGCTTTAGATATGTTGTATGAACTTAAAAGGTTAGCTCAGCTTTAATACATCTATTTATAGACTCAATACAAAAAACGCTGCGATGATTTCGCAGCGTTTTTTTATTCACTAACAGCATTGAGTATAGCCTGGTCACTTCTCTAATGATTTTAGACTACTCGTATCAACTCCTTTCATGACTTCTTGCTCTAATGCATGTTGCTCAGCTAACTCATTACTCTTGGTCTGTTGCTGTAATTTCTGTTGCTCGATGCTCATTCTTACTTGGCGCTGTATTGATTCTTGCTCAGTTTCACACTGTCTAAATCCATCAGTCCAGCCTTGAGCATAATCCTGCTCCTGATTAAAGCGATTGACATCTTTTTTAAACTCATCAAACAAACTTCCGCCAGCCTTGTTACCGCTATCGCACCCATCCTGAAAACCATCGGCATAAGCTAGGGGATAACCTTGCTCTATCATTGTGTCTCTTGTGCTTTGACAACCAGTCAATATCACAACACATACAATACTGATAAAACTAATGACATTTTTTTCATTGTTTCTTATTCCTCGTTTTCAACAGACAATAAAAAAGGACATGATTAATGTCCTTATTCACTGAAAGCATACTAAAGCTTATTCCAACAAATTAGCTTCTGAATAACGCTTCAACTGACAAGCCTTGTGCACCTAAAACATCTTTCAATCGTTTTAAAGCTTCAACTTGGATCTGGCGGACACGTTCACGCGTTAGGCCAATCTCAGCACCCACATTTTCTAATGTAGAAGGCTCATAACCTAATAAACCAAAACGTCTCGCGAGCACTTCTCTTTGCTTAGTATTTAGCTCATTTAGCCAACCTACTATCGAATTTGATAGATCTTCATCCTGCACTTTGTAATCAGGTCCAACCGAATCATCATCAGCAATGACATCTAATAAGGCTTTATCATTTTCGCCGCCTAATGGCGTATCTACAGAAGTGATTTTTTCGTTTAGCTTTAACATGCGGCTTACATCGCTAGTAGAAACATCTAACGTATCTGCGATTTCTTCAGCCGTGGGCTCATGATCTAATTTTTGAGCCAATTGTCTTGCGGTACGAAGGTACACGTTAAGCTCTTTAACGACATGAATAGGTAAACGAATGGTGCGAGTTTGATTCATGATAGCGCGCTCAATGGTCTGTCTTATCCACCATGTCGCATAAGTTGAAAAACGAAAGCCTCGCTCTGGGTCAAATTTTTCGACCGCGCGAATAAGTCCTAGGTTACCTTCTTCAATAAGATCAAGTAACGCTAGTCCACGGTTGTTATACCTTCTGGCAATTTTAACAACTAAACGTAAGTTACTTTCTATCATGCGGTTACGAGATT from the Shewanella japonica genome contains:
- the recA gene encoding recombinase RecA gives rise to the protein MKADPNKEKALNAVLGQIEKQFGKGSIMKLGADRTMDVETISTGSLSLDVALGAGGLPMGRIVEIYGPESSGKTTLTLEVIAAAQREGKTCAFIDAEHALDPIYAKNLGVDIDNLLCSQPDTGEQALEICDALTRSGAVDVIIVDSVAALTPKAEIEGEIGDSHMGLAARMMSQAMRKLAGNLKQSNTLLIFINQIRMKIGVMFGNPETTTGGNALKFYASVRLDIRRTGAIKDGDAVVGNETRVKVVKNKIAAPFRQAEFQILYGKGINRTGELVDLGVAHKLVEKAGAWYSYQGNKIGQGRANAGKYLVENPAVAEEIEANLRQMLLSTEKEVAPAESDENIDLETGEVF
- the rpoS gene encoding RNA polymerase sigma factor RpoS — encoded protein: MSQKQNAAVAEELMDLAKQPEEVALKAGTKAKTAQQPDIDQQVQDDLQKNLDATQLYLGEIGFSPLLSAEEEVFFSRKALKGCEKSRNRMIESNLRLVVKIARRYNNRGLALLDLIEEGNLGLIRAVEKFDPERGFRFSTYATWWIRQTIERAIMNQTRTIRLPIHVVKELNVYLRTARQLAQKLDHEPTAEEIADTLDVSTSDVSRMLKLNEKITSVDTPLGGENDKALLDVIADDDSVGPDYKVQDEDLSNSIVGWLNELNTKQREVLARRFGLLGYEPSTLENVGAEIGLTRERVRQIQVEALKRLKDVLGAQGLSVEALFRS